One segment of Zhihengliuella halotolerans DNA contains the following:
- a CDS encoding succinate dehydrogenase iron-sulfur subunit, with the protein MTTEAAEPASKIDLAASAGGGEIPQFDITLRVRRYNPEVSEEAEWEDFQLTMFGTDRVLDALHKVKWEHDGSLSFRRSCAHGICGSDAMRINGRNRLACKTLLKDLDTDKPITVEAIKGLPVEKDLIVDMEPFFQSYREIMPFLVSKGHEPSGERYQSPEDRERYDDTTKCILCAACTSSCPVFWTDGQYFGPAAIVNAHRFIFDSRDDAGDMRLEILNDKEGVWRCRTTFNCTEACPRGIQVTKAIAEVKQAVLARSI; encoded by the coding sequence ATGACCACTGAAGCAGCAGAACCAGCATCCAAGATCGACCTCGCGGCCAGCGCTGGCGGCGGCGAGATCCCCCAGTTCGACATCACGCTGCGCGTCCGTCGGTACAACCCCGAGGTCTCCGAGGAGGCCGAGTGGGAGGACTTCCAGCTGACGATGTTCGGCACGGACCGCGTGCTCGACGCCCTGCACAAGGTCAAGTGGGAGCACGACGGCTCGCTCTCCTTCCGTCGCTCCTGCGCCCACGGCATCTGCGGATCCGACGCCATGCGCATCAACGGCCGCAACCGCCTCGCCTGCAAGACCCTGCTCAAGGACCTGGACACGGACAAGCCGATCACGGTCGAGGCCATCAAGGGCCTGCCGGTCGAGAAGGACCTGATCGTGGACATGGAGCCGTTCTTCCAGTCCTACCGCGAGATCATGCCGTTCCTCGTCTCCAAGGGCCACGAACCCTCGGGCGAGCGCTACCAGTCCCCTGAGGACCGTGAGCGCTACGACGACACGACCAAGTGCATCCTCTGCGCTGCGTGCACGTCCTCGTGCCCGGTGTTCTGGACCGACGGGCAGTACTTCGGCCCGGCTGCGATCGTGAACGCGCACCGCTTCATCTTCGACAGCCGCGACGACGCCGGCGACATGCGCCTGGAGATCCTCAACGACAAGGAAGGCGTGTGGCGCTGCCGCACCACCTTCAACTGCACCGAGGCGTGCCCGCGCGGCATCCAGGTGACCAAGGCCATCGCCGAGGTCAAGCAGGCCGTCCTGGCCCGCTCCATCTAG
- a CDS encoding alpha/beta hydrolase family protein, whose protein sequence is MASEKITFTSASGATLTAAIDEPVGPVKGWGIMSHGFTLGKDSLATARVCRGLAQHGIGMLRFDNLGLGESEGDFADTSFSLKVQDTVRAAQALRDLGHEPELLVGHSMGGAAVIAAAREIQPNAVATIGAPFDPGHVIHNFEHLMEEIESSGSAELKLGPRRLEITRAFIQDVQAHDLTASIASLRAPLMVIHAPTDNTVGLENAGKIFVKVKHPKSFFSLDGADHLLTQRVHGQRAANMIAAWAEQYFAASE, encoded by the coding sequence GTGGCAAGCGAAAAAATCACCTTCACCAGCGCGTCCGGCGCGACACTGACCGCCGCGATCGACGAGCCCGTGGGCCCCGTCAAAGGCTGGGGCATCATGTCCCACGGCTTCACGCTCGGGAAGGATTCGCTGGCGACGGCCCGGGTCTGCCGCGGGTTGGCCCAGCACGGGATCGGCATGCTGCGTTTCGACAACCTGGGGCTCGGCGAATCCGAGGGCGACTTCGCCGACACCTCGTTCAGCCTCAAAGTGCAGGACACCGTCCGGGCCGCGCAGGCGCTGCGCGATCTCGGCCACGAGCCGGAATTGCTCGTCGGGCACTCGATGGGAGGGGCCGCCGTCATCGCGGCGGCCCGGGAGATCCAGCCGAACGCGGTCGCCACGATCGGCGCCCCGTTCGACCCCGGGCACGTGATCCACAACTTCGAGCACCTGATGGAGGAGATCGAGTCCTCCGGTAGCGCCGAACTCAAGCTGGGCCCGCGCCGGCTCGAGATCACGCGGGCCTTCATCCAGGACGTCCAGGCCCACGACCTGACCGCCTCGATCGCCAGCCTGCGCGCCCCGCTCATGGTGATCCACGCCCCGACCGACAACACCGTCGGCCTCGAGAACGCGGGCAAGATCTTCGTCAAGGTCAAGCACCCCAAATCGTTCTTCTCCCTCGACGGCGCCGACCACCTGCTCACCCAGCGCGTGCACGGCCAGCGGGCCGCGAACATGATCGCGGCGTGGGCCGAGCAGTACTTCGCAGCCTCGGAGTAA
- a CDS encoding thiamine pyrophosphate-binding protein: MSEQQQEATGVMDLPAGVVRENVGLDVLTLLRDYGVDTIFGIPGTHNLEFYRHLEPLGFRAVTARHEQGAGYAADGWAQQTGLPGVVITTSGPGLLNALSAAGTAYCESRPLILLSPGVPQGQEFADKGALHETKDATGAAGAIVEWSRRVTNGAEAVQGIHDAFELFRHGRPRPVHLEIPLDVLEGPSRVPNGDLVARPPRPPRAAEPAKVHDAVAALRGARNPAILAGGGALRAGADVTRLAEALQAPVVTTLNGKAAIPETHALSLGSDVRLQAAQHLLERADVLLILGSKVGEAELWFRELEPGGTVIRVDILETQLEKNTRCDIGLVGDSAAVVPQLLAGLEGHEPGPAPALGGLRAELRETARALSPEFAALAGQVAAAVPADAIIGGDSSQVTYLGTASFVPQQRPHSFLYTPAYATLGYGLPASIGAKIAAPERPVVCVIGDGALMFAVQELATAVEQRLDLVLVCVDNGGYGEIRANETDRGIAPVGVDLVQPDWVALAGAFGGRGVRISRADELAPEIEAAIAGGGVRMIHAPAELFAV; this comes from the coding sequence ATGTCTGAGCAGCAGCAGGAGGCGACCGGGGTGATGGACCTGCCGGCCGGCGTCGTGCGCGAGAACGTGGGGCTCGACGTGCTCACGCTCCTGCGGGACTACGGGGTGGACACGATCTTCGGCATCCCCGGCACCCACAACCTCGAGTTCTACCGGCACCTGGAGCCGCTTGGCTTCCGGGCGGTCACCGCCCGCCACGAACAGGGTGCCGGCTACGCCGCCGACGGCTGGGCCCAGCAGACGGGTCTGCCGGGCGTCGTGATCACGACGAGCGGCCCGGGGCTGCTCAACGCGCTCTCCGCCGCCGGCACCGCCTACTGCGAATCGCGTCCGCTCATCCTGCTGTCGCCGGGCGTGCCGCAGGGCCAGGAGTTCGCGGACAAGGGTGCGCTGCACGAGACCAAGGACGCGACGGGGGCCGCCGGGGCGATCGTCGAGTGGTCGCGCCGCGTGACCAACGGGGCGGAGGCGGTGCAGGGAATCCACGACGCGTTCGAGCTCTTCCGGCACGGCCGCCCACGCCCTGTGCACCTCGAGATACCACTCGACGTGCTGGAGGGGCCGTCACGCGTTCCGAACGGCGATCTGGTCGCGCGCCCGCCGCGCCCGCCGCGGGCCGCCGAGCCCGCGAAAGTGCACGACGCCGTTGCCGCCCTGCGTGGTGCCCGGAACCCGGCGATCCTGGCCGGAGGCGGGGCGCTACGCGCCGGTGCCGATGTCACCCGCCTCGCCGAGGCGCTGCAGGCGCCCGTCGTGACCACGCTGAACGGGAAGGCGGCGATCCCGGAGACGCATGCGCTCTCCCTCGGGTCCGACGTCCGGCTTCAGGCCGCCCAGCACCTGCTGGAACGGGCTGACGTGCTGCTGATCCTGGGCTCGAAGGTCGGCGAGGCCGAGCTGTGGTTCCGGGAGCTGGAGCCGGGCGGCACCGTGATCCGAGTGGACATCCTCGAGACACAGCTGGAGAAGAACACCCGGTGCGACATCGGTCTCGTCGGCGACAGCGCCGCCGTCGTACCGCAACTGCTGGCGGGGCTGGAGGGCCACGAGCCCGGCCCGGCGCCCGCGCTGGGTGGGCTGCGGGCAGAGCTGCGGGAGACTGCTCGGGCCCTGTCGCCCGAGTTCGCGGCGCTCGCCGGCCAGGTGGCCGCTGCGGTTCCGGCCGACGCGATCATCGGCGGCGACTCCTCGCAGGTCACCTACTTGGGCACGGCGAGTTTCGTGCCGCAGCAACGGCCGCATTCCTTCTTGTACACGCCCGCCTACGCGACGCTCGGGTACGGGCTGCCCGCCTCCATCGGCGCGAAGATCGCCGCGCCCGAGCGGCCGGTGGTGTGTGTCATCGGCGACGGTGCACTCATGTTCGCTGTTCAGGAGCTCGCGACGGCTGTCGAACAGCGGCTGGACCTGGTCCTGGTGTGCGTCGACAACGGTGGTTACGGCGAGATCCGCGCGAACGAGACCGACCGCGGGATCGCGCCGGTCGGAGTGGACCTGGTGCAGCCGGATTGGGTGGCGCTGGCCGGTGCTTTCGGCGGGCGCGGCGTGCGCATTTCGCGCGCGGACGAACTTGCACCCGAGATCGAGGCCGCAATCGCCGGGGGCGGGGTGCGGATGATCCACGCGCCGGCAGAACTCTTCGCCGTCTGA
- a CDS encoding amidohydrolase, which produces MRKLRTFESSPVDYVPQLVRAATIHTMDPGRPRATAMLIHAGRLLAVGDATDCYAAATGLGLPAPTEQDLGDAVVVPGFVDAHAHPLMYGQLKTWVDCGPGRAASIPEIIELLRERAAETPNGLPVRGYGYEHVNLAEGRHPTRHELDQVATDREVYLMNASGHGGVVNSFTFELHGVTDQTPNPAGGEYFRDEHGQLTGELSDAACNILTGIEGVKVGHHGPNFHLADAPEEHLRQLRIAQESFLAGGVTTIGDCQVSRREFDMYLRLAEENQLKVRVNMYLLSHLLDEAADMGLHGQFGNAFLSFAGFKFYADGTLGGWTAYFPDGYVGDPCRTGQLYHDPADYADLISKAHGLGLQTATHAQSPTALEMVIGAIERAQGERPDADARHRIEHCGLPTPEQIRRMSAAGILPVNQPQHYYNWGEGVKDAVGTPGERFNPLGEFVDAGVPVTISSDAPVAEPLPLEAMQAAVTRVTRNGHRLGPDGLRITARQALEAHTINAARALGREDDLGSLSPGKRADFAVLAADPLAADPELMSQIPVRQTWVDGVRRFAADPTPSTTTKEAQHV; this is translated from the coding sequence GTGAGAAAGCTCCGCACGTTCGAATCGTCGCCAGTCGACTATGTGCCGCAGTTGGTTCGCGCCGCGACGATCCACACGATGGATCCCGGCCGCCCCCGCGCCACCGCGATGCTGATCCATGCCGGCCGCCTCCTCGCCGTGGGGGACGCGACCGACTGCTACGCGGCCGCCACCGGCCTCGGGCTGCCCGCGCCGACCGAGCAGGACCTGGGCGACGCCGTCGTCGTGCCGGGATTCGTCGACGCGCACGCCCACCCGCTGATGTACGGCCAGCTCAAGACCTGGGTGGACTGCGGCCCGGGCCGGGCCGCGTCGATCCCCGAGATCATCGAGTTGCTGCGCGAACGCGCTGCCGAGACTCCCAACGGGCTGCCGGTGCGCGGCTACGGCTACGAGCACGTGAATCTGGCCGAGGGCCGGCACCCGACCCGCCACGAGCTGGATCAGGTGGCGACCGACCGGGAGGTCTACCTGATGAACGCGTCTGGACACGGCGGCGTCGTCAACTCCTTCACATTCGAGCTGCACGGCGTCACTGATCAGACCCCGAACCCCGCCGGCGGCGAGTACTTCCGCGATGAGCACGGGCAACTGACGGGCGAGCTCTCCGACGCGGCCTGCAACATCCTCACCGGGATCGAGGGGGTCAAGGTCGGCCACCACGGGCCCAACTTCCATCTGGCGGACGCACCCGAGGAGCACCTGCGCCAGCTGCGCATCGCACAGGAATCGTTCCTGGCCGGCGGCGTGACGACGATCGGCGACTGCCAGGTCTCCCGCCGCGAGTTCGACATGTACCTGCGATTGGCCGAAGAGAATCAGCTCAAGGTCCGGGTCAACATGTACCTGCTTTCCCATCTGCTCGACGAGGCCGCGGACATGGGCCTGCACGGCCAGTTCGGCAACGCCTTCCTGAGCTTCGCCGGGTTCAAGTTCTACGCCGACGGGACCCTCGGCGGCTGGACCGCCTATTTCCCGGACGGGTACGTGGGCGACCCGTGCCGCACCGGGCAGCTCTATCACGACCCCGCCGACTACGCCGACCTGATCTCCAAGGCCCACGGGCTGGGCCTACAGACCGCGACCCACGCGCAATCGCCGACGGCGCTCGAGATGGTGATCGGAGCGATCGAGCGCGCCCAGGGCGAGCGGCCCGACGCCGACGCTCGGCACCGGATCGAGCACTGCGGCCTGCCGACCCCGGAGCAGATCCGGCGGATGTCCGCCGCGGGGATCCTGCCGGTCAATCAGCCGCAGCACTACTACAACTGGGGCGAGGGCGTGAAGGACGCCGTTGGCACGCCGGGGGAGCGGTTCAATCCGCTGGGCGAGTTCGTGGATGCCGGGGTGCCCGTGACCATCAGTTCCGACGCGCCTGTCGCCGAGCCGCTCCCGCTCGAGGCCATGCAGGCCGCCGTGACCCGCGTGACCCGCAACGGCCACCGGCTCGGTCCCGACGGCCTGCGCATCACCGCGCGGCAGGCGCTCGAGGCGCACACGATCAACGCGGCCCGCGCGCTCGGCCGCGAGGACGATCTGGGCTCGCTGAGCCCCGGCAAGCGCGCGGACTTCGCGGTGCTTGCCGCCGACCCGCTCGCGGCCGACCCGGAACTCATGTCCCAGATACCGGTCCGACAGACGTGGGTCGACGGGGTGCGCCGCTTCGCCGCGGACCCCACACCCAGCACGACGACGAAGGAGGCACAGCATGTCTGA